Proteins encoded within one genomic window of Spirochaeta isovalerica:
- a CDS encoding ABC transporter permease, translated as MKKFITMLIRHWVKNPVKILMTIAAVALGTGILIISFSAGSVLQSEVLAKMNESGVILYGANGEWATDGSLEQERPGQFDQKVFETLVSEGMTITVAAIVMGVPVDEITVEGKTWQLRSSVGTDPSYFDVFGLEIIAGAPMTEEVYASGLKKVWISETTALMLFGKAENAIGKRIAPPGMQFMRGPGGSGSRDLITQYSVAGVFADPQEVARRSYGIADVIFPVTAMMPNSDFASRMLDFMSGQFVVKSTSTSVEKVQAEIASIIENNYGYDVSLVSWEGSLNGESTYMEELRQAVSIFTVSVNILGIVLLLTSSLGIFSIMVVESLGRRREIALERSLGASQVRVIREFWSWSMMLSLLGAVIGVLLALAIGKPVLGTLSPLLGELSSDFSSAAGVKFLPLVSGFALAIGCGGLLGLLPAFSAVKGNIAETLREV; from the coding sequence ATGAAAAAATTTATAACGATGCTAATAAGACACTGGGTTAAAAATCCGGTCAAAATACTTATGACAATAGCGGCAGTTGCATTGGGTACGGGTATACTAATCATCTCCTTCAGCGCCGGGTCGGTTCTTCAAAGCGAAGTCCTGGCAAAAATGAACGAAAGCGGTGTTATTTTATACGGAGCGAACGGCGAGTGGGCTACTGATGGCTCTCTCGAACAGGAGAGGCCCGGGCAGTTCGATCAGAAAGTATTTGAAACTCTAGTTTCTGAAGGTATGACGATTACCGTTGCGGCTATCGTAATGGGTGTTCCTGTTGATGAGATTACTGTTGAAGGTAAAACATGGCAGTTGAGAAGTTCAGTTGGAACAGACCCGTCCTACTTTGATGTGTTCGGTCTGGAAATCATCGCCGGTGCACCTATGACAGAGGAGGTTTATGCTTCTGGATTGAAAAAAGTCTGGATCAGTGAAACTACCGCACTTATGCTTTTCGGCAAGGCGGAAAACGCCATCGGCAAAAGAATTGCGCCTCCGGGAATGCAGTTCATGCGCGGTCCGGGAGGAAGCGGCTCCAGGGATCTTATTACCCAGTATTCCGTTGCAGGAGTTTTTGCCGATCCGCAGGAAGTGGCCAGACGGTCCTACGGTATCGCCGATGTCATTTTTCCTGTGACCGCCATGATGCCTAACTCTGATTTCGCTTCCCGAATGCTCGACTTCATGTCCGGACAATTTGTTGTAAAGAGCACATCGACGTCGGTTGAAAAAGTGCAGGCGGAAATAGCTTCAATCATAGAAAATAATTACGGTTACGATGTCAGTCTGGTCTCCTGGGAAGGCAGTCTGAACGGAGAATCAACTTATATGGAGGAATTGCGCCAGGCCGTATCGATTTTTACGGTATCGGTGAATATTCTCGGCATAGTTTTACTCCTGACCAGTTCTCTTGGAATCTTCAGCATTATGGTTGTTGAATCTCTTGGCAGAAGACGGGAAATCGCTCTTGAAAGATCTCTCGGCGCATCTCAGGTAAGAGTTATCAGAGAATTCTGGTCCTGGTCAATGATGCTGAGTCTCCTGGGAGCTGTAATCGGTGTTTTGCTGGCTCTGGCCATCGGCAAACCCGTTCTCGGAACGCTCTCCCCATTGCTCGGCGAGCTTTCATCTGATTTCAGTTCGGCAGCGGGGGTTAAGTTTCTGCCTCTTGTCAGCGGCTTTGCTCTGGCAATCGGATGCGGCGGCCTGCTCGGGCTTCTTCCGGCTTTTTCCGCCGTAAAAGGCAATATAGCTGAAACGCTGAGGGAGGTCTGA
- a CDS encoding ABC transporter permease yields MKSEPLLIVKRRFTGRILESGLLILAVALGVGAAASGLSLLLHTNSYSRQMLESPEYRELIVSTQDNAEDMETPLIETVTGESIILTYDDLEAAELVPQISFAYLSGKSRMRFMNGQFMNEMQQMEANRPEGGEPPMGGGTEGEGAPQPQEGDDFRGNMTEMLQEAASDSSIIIPEVEELYGYEVTPQFFSAWKLETQFGSLFTSSDMNGTSDYVVLGVDAAEMINRAGEPLENLIGKKILSMRSYYIIAGILEETGTSYDESYFSLDKQAGSSGAMDRFRPGGNKQLRFTVTDPEDLDSAAELLSAWFASEFGEGQTVISNPREEAEKLINRNRGISYLILFLSLAGLFIASVNISHILMSRTLRMKKHVGILKALGASNRSILKLFATEAAAVTLMGAVLGTIIAFPLSGAMEKAMGLEGGSWLFILAGVLLSSILTFAFSVIPSFQNSGIEAAEAMRQAG; encoded by the coding sequence ATGAAGAGCGAACCCCTGTTGATTGTAAAAAGAAGGTTTACGGGCCGGATCCTGGAATCGGGACTGCTCATTCTCGCTGTGGCTCTGGGAGTCGGAGCCGCGGCTTCGGGATTATCTCTGTTGCTCCATACGAACAGCTACAGCAGGCAGATGCTGGAATCTCCCGAATACCGGGAGCTCATAGTCTCCACTCAGGATAATGCGGAGGATATGGAAACTCCTCTGATCGAAACTGTTACCGGTGAAAGTATCATCCTCACTTACGATGATCTCGAAGCGGCGGAACTGGTTCCCCAGATCTCTTTTGCCTACCTGTCGGGAAAAAGCAGAATGCGTTTCATGAACGGGCAGTTTATGAATGAGATGCAGCAGATGGAAGCCAATCGTCCCGAAGGAGGAGAACCTCCCATGGGCGGAGGAACGGAAGGCGAGGGGGCTCCCCAGCCTCAGGAGGGGGATGATTTTCGTGGAAATATGACAGAGATGCTTCAGGAAGCCGCCTCTGACAGTTCCATCATAATACCGGAAGTGGAAGAACTGTACGGGTATGAAGTGACTCCGCAGTTTTTCAGCGCATGGAAACTTGAGACCCAATTCGGCAGTCTCTTTACATCAAGCGATATGAATGGAACTTCAGATTACGTAGTTCTGGGCGTCGACGCCGCCGAAATGATAAATAGGGCCGGGGAACCACTGGAAAACCTGATCGGAAAGAAAATACTGTCCATGCGGAGCTATTACATTATTGCGGGAATTCTTGAAGAAACCGGCACGTCATATGATGAGTCGTACTTCTCTCTCGACAAACAGGCCGGTTCCAGCGGAGCCATGGATAGATTCAGACCCGGTGGCAATAAACAGCTTCGTTTCACTGTGACGGATCCGGAAGACCTGGATAGCGCGGCTGAACTTCTATCCGCCTGGTTCGCATCGGAGTTCGGCGAAGGACAGACCGTGATTTCCAATCCCCGCGAAGAAGCGGAAAAGCTGATCAACAGAAACAGAGGTATCAGTTACCTGATCCTTTTCCTGAGCCTGGCGGGATTGTTTATCGCATCGGTCAATATTTCCCATATTCTGATGAGCCGGACGCTCCGTATGAAAAAGCACGTGGGCATACTGAAAGCACTTGGAGCCTCCAATAGGAGTATTCTCAAATTATTCGCCACTGAAGCTGCAGCTGTCACGCTGATGGGTGCGGTTCTGGGAACGATTATTGCCTTTCCTCTATCGGGAGCTATGGAAAAGGCTATGGGATTGGAGGGCGGTAGCTGGTTATTTATTCTGGCGGGAGTCCTTCTGTCCTCCATCCTAACTTTCGCCTTCTCTGTTATTCCCTCTTTTCAGAATTCCGGTATTGAAGCTGCAGAAGCCATGAGACAGGCCGGTTGA
- a CDS encoding ABC transporter ATP-binding protein: MIELKNISKLYDLGEVKVNALKDVNLKINRGEYVAIMGPSGSGKSTLMHILGILDSVSGGQYLLEDYDITSLPDKEQARIRNKHFGFIFQSFNLFPELSALENVMLPMSYAGISYRNRRSRAQELLEEVGLGHRMYHLPTMMSGGEQQRVAIARSLSNDPDLILADEPTGNLPSDKGEEIMVMLEKLNNKGVTVVMVTHNPEQGDRARRKISIRDGALFSDELIAQGI, from the coding sequence ATGATTGAATTAAAAAATATCAGCAAATTGTATGATTTGGGAGAGGTAAAAGTAAATGCCCTCAAAGATGTAAATCTGAAAATCAACAGGGGCGAATATGTGGCGATAATGGGACCTTCCGGTTCCGGTAAATCAACGCTGATGCATATACTCGGAATTCTTGATTCCGTATCGGGTGGTCAATATCTTCTTGAAGATTACGATATAACCTCTCTGCCCGATAAGGAGCAGGCGAGAATCAGGAATAAGCATTTCGGATTTATATTTCAGAGTTTCAACCTCTTTCCCGAATTGAGCGCTCTTGAAAACGTTATGCTTCCCATGTCTTATGCGGGAATCAGCTACAGAAACAGAAGGTCCCGAGCCCAGGAACTGCTGGAGGAAGTGGGGCTCGGACACCGGATGTATCATCTTCCCACGATGATGAGCGGCGGGGAGCAGCAGCGCGTAGCCATCGCCCGCTCTCTCTCCAATGATCCGGATCTCATTCTGGCGGACGAGCCGACGGGAAACCTGCCGTCGGATAAGGGGGAGGAAATTATGGTTATGCTGGAAAAACTCAACAATAAAGGTGTAACCGTCGTAATGGTTACCCATAACCCCGAGCAGGGCGACAGAGCCAGAAGAAAAATTTCAATCAGAGACGGCGCTCTTTTCAGCGATGAACTGATCGCCCAGGGGATTTGA
- a CDS encoding efflux RND transporter periplasmic adaptor subunit, with amino-acid sequence MAELRKIIQVEESSPLISGSRKKKAYISAAVVALLVASVLVAIFLNTKSSIKQIGDYTVAEVTTGSFTTSTEASGTVVLPTQVSIVNMETGYAKEIYVNEGDSITESTILAVLDVPDLEEQRDDLMDELETQQIALEEIKLSGEYTLRELDLSLQRIEEDIAEGEEAVQTEKELMELKSSRASDYEEAVDALQSLYEQKEDLLLSKEKTERSNELSLKKQEAQIASLEVSLKRVQKDIEDASITSPIAGDILSLEENLMVPGSLIEQNTALFTVADTRDVYIDLEVYEQYSSYLEVGGSVELVISNNVVEGEIKQIGRVASMSSDGLAATVTVRVRPVGVSELTPGASAVADIPLGTTEDALLLPRGSYLTTGSQKYVYRIDGSRAYKTTVVFGEIQGSQVEVLSGLEAGDQIIISSYQDYIDQDVIEVN; translated from the coding sequence ATGGCTGAATTAAGAAAAATCATACAGGTTGAGGAGTCTTCGCCCCTTATTTCCGGAAGCAGGAAGAAGAAGGCCTATATTTCAGCAGCAGTCGTCGCGCTTCTGGTCGCATCTGTGCTTGTTGCTATATTTCTCAATACAAAAAGCAGCATAAAACAGATTGGAGATTACACTGTTGCAGAAGTAACGACAGGTTCCTTTACGACTTCAACGGAAGCCAGCGGTACGGTGGTTCTGCCCACTCAGGTTTCCATAGTAAATATGGAAACAGGTTATGCGAAGGAAATTTATGTAAATGAAGGCGATTCTATCACCGAATCCACTATCCTTGCCGTTCTGGATGTCCCGGATCTCGAGGAACAGCGCGATGATCTGATGGATGAACTGGAAACGCAGCAGATAGCTCTGGAAGAGATCAAGCTCTCCGGCGAATATACTCTGAGAGAACTGGATCTGAGCCTTCAGCGCATTGAAGAGGATATAGCGGAGGGAGAGGAAGCTGTTCAGACTGAAAAGGAACTGATGGAGCTTAAAAGTTCAAGAGCCTCCGATTACGAGGAAGCTGTGGACGCCCTGCAGAGCCTATATGAACAGAAAGAGGATTTATTGCTCTCAAAAGAGAAAACGGAGAGAAGCAATGAACTCAGCCTGAAAAAACAGGAAGCCCAGATAGCCTCTCTGGAAGTTTCGCTTAAGAGAGTACAGAAGGATATTGAGGATGCCAGCATCACCAGCCCCATTGCCGGAGATATTCTCAGTCTTGAGGAGAATCTTATGGTTCCCGGCAGTCTAATCGAACAGAACACAGCCCTTTTTACCGTAGCTGATACCAGGGATGTCTACATCGATCTGGAAGTATACGAGCAGTACAGTTCCTATCTTGAAGTCGGCGGAAGTGTTGAACTGGTCATAAGTAATAATGTCGTCGAAGGGGAAATCAAACAGATCGGCCGGGTGGCGTCCATGTCCTCCGACGGTCTGGCCGCTACTGTGACAGTCCGGGTCAGACCGGTCGGAGTCAGTGAGTTGACCCCTGGAGCTTCCGCCGTGGCAGATATTCCTCTCGGAACGACAGAAGATGCTCTTCTTCTCCCCAGGGGATCCTATCTGACAACAGGCAGTCAGAAATACGTTTACAGAATAGATGGTTCCCGAGCCTATAAAACAACGGTTGTTTTCGGAGAGATTCAGGGAAGTCAGGTCGAAGTCCTGAGCGGTCTGGAAGCGGGGGATCAGATCATAATCAGTTCCTATCAGGATTATATCGATCAGGATGTGATTGAAGTAAATTAA